Proteins co-encoded in one Ancylomarina subtilis genomic window:
- the pstB gene encoding phosphate ABC transporter ATP-binding protein PstB, translating into MESTILNKKEDRIIKVDSPLLNIDQLSVSYGGDKYSINKVSAGIQKNKITAIMGPSGCGKSTLLRAINRMHELYPDTHHKGSVTLDGEDIYKINPIELRRKIGMVFQRPNPFPTMSIYDNVIAAYILNGIKLKRSEKDQIVEKSLREVGLWDETKDALHKRGTFLSGGQQQRLCIARALAYAPEVILLDEPTSALDPIATAKIEDLLVELKKKYTIVLVTHNMAQAARISDYSMFMYIGELVEYGKTKNMFTTPKDERTEAYLTGKFG; encoded by the coding sequence ATGGAAAGTACAATACTAAATAAAAAGGAAGACCGAATCATCAAAGTTGATTCACCTCTTCTGAACATCGATCAGCTTTCAGTTTCATACGGAGGCGATAAGTATTCGATTAACAAGGTTTCTGCAGGCATTCAAAAAAATAAAATCACGGCTATCATGGGCCCATCGGGTTGTGGAAAAAGTACGCTCCTGAGGGCAATCAACCGAATGCACGAACTTTATCCCGATACGCATCACAAAGGTTCTGTCACACTTGACGGTGAAGATATCTATAAAATTAATCCGATTGAGTTAAGACGAAAAATTGGAATGGTTTTTCAACGCCCCAATCCTTTCCCAACCATGAGCATTTACGACAATGTGATTGCTGCCTATATCTTAAATGGGATTAAACTAAAACGATCAGAGAAAGATCAGATTGTTGAAAAATCTTTACGAGAAGTTGGCCTTTGGGACGAAACCAAAGATGCCCTGCACAAAAGAGGCACCTTTTTATCAGGTGGGCAACAACAACGCTTGTGCATTGCAAGAGCTTTGGCCTATGCCCCTGAGGTGATTCTACTGGATGAACCCACTTCGGCTCTGGATCCTATCGCCACGGCTAAAATAGAAGATTTGCTTGTCGAGCTAAAAAAGAAATATACCATTGTTTTAGTCACTCATAATATGGCTCAAGCAGCCCGTATATCGGACTATTCAATGTTTATGTACATTGGTGAATTGGTAGAATATGGTAAAACCAAAAACATGTTTACAACACCAAAAGACGAACGTACAGAGGCCTACCTGACAGGTAAATTTGGTTGA
- a CDS encoding phosphate signaling complex PhoU family protein, with the protein MSIKKDKKFEGINKDFHKMKSILYQQFDTLENVILEGLDSLSEKDLEQFSKNEKCLDQIELKMSHNIIQTIGLQQPMASELRQLISYLRMLDDMERIGDQLNNILHFFMGLTPSQLPENQKESIHSMYDMSLIMVRKALDSFENEDHEIAIWTIKNDEVVDDMQRKLINRMLRKSTPPNVAIEDVTNILNFGSILNSIERIADNATNIAEASIYYQDGTDLRHKDLPEQ; encoded by the coding sequence ATGTCGATAAAAAAAGATAAAAAGTTCGAAGGGATCAATAAAGATTTCCATAAGATGAAGTCAATCCTCTACCAGCAATTCGATACTTTGGAAAATGTCATTCTGGAGGGTTTAGATTCTCTTTCGGAAAAAGATCTGGAACAATTTTCAAAAAATGAAAAATGTCTGGATCAAATTGAACTCAAGATGAGCCATAACATCATTCAAACAATCGGGCTGCAACAACCTATGGCAAGCGAGTTGCGTCAGTTGATTTCTTATTTAAGAATGTTGGATGATATGGAGCGAATTGGTGATCAATTGAATAATATTCTGCATTTTTTCATGGGATTAACCCCATCGCAATTGCCGGAAAATCAGAAAGAGTCCATACACAGCATGTATGACATGAGTTTGATCATGGTGAGAAAGGCTTTGGATTCTTTTGAAAACGAAGACCACGAAATAGCAATATGGACCATCAAAAATGATGAAGTCGTTGACGATATGCAACGAAAGCTGATCAATCGCATGCTTCGAAAAAGCACACCTCCTAACGTTGCCATCGAAGATGTGACAAATATTCTCAATTTTGGGAGCATTTTAAACAGCATCGAACGTATTGCGGATAATGCTACAAATATTGCTGAAGCGTCAATCTATTATCAGGATGGGACTGATCTGCGTCATAAAGACCTTCCGGAACAATAA